One Apis cerana isolate GH-2021 linkage group LG15, AcerK_1.0, whole genome shotgun sequence DNA window includes the following coding sequences:
- the LOC107994546 gene encoding mediator of RNA polymerase II transcription subunit 28 has product MATPTNGNGNLIDEFEEAFQQCLSILITKDEGLGNNGIGVSGGLTVDKEEARSEVEQVTLRFIDLARQMEAFFLQKRFLLSALKPELVVKEDINDLRVELARKEDLIKRHYDKITVWQNLLADLQGWAKSPAQGPAPNGLPNGTQSGQNQQSANGGGNTTMQQQQILQHQQLQQQQQLQHLQQHQMQQQLHQQQVQQGSGAPPTSGLQGVGVAVGQQGMFMTQGAVGVTGTRAGFPVAGVGSSTLQGPLAFLEKTTSNIGMPERRS; this is encoded by the exons ATGGCGACACCCACTAATGGTAACGGTAATCTTATCGATGAATTTGAAGAAGCATTTCag CAATGTTTGAGTATATTAATAACGAAAGACGAAGGGTTAGGAAACAATGGAATTGGAGTGTCTGGTGGTTTGACTGTGGATAAAGAAGAAGCACGTAGTGAAGTTGAACAAGTTACATTGAGATTTATAGATCTGGCAAGACAAATGGaagctttttttttgcaaaaaagatttttattatctgcaTTAAAACCAGAATTAGTAGTAAAAGAAGATATCAATGATCTTCGAGTAGAATTAGCACGTAAAGAGGATCTCATAAAAAgacattatgataaaattacagTGTGGCAGAATTTATTAGCAGATTTACAAGGTTGGGCAAAGTCTCCAGCTCAAGGTCCAGCACCTAATG gtTTACCGAATGGTACTCAAAGTGGACAAAACCAACAAAGTGCCAATGGAGGTGGAAATACAACaatgcaacaacaacaaatatTACAACATCAACAGcttcaacaacaacaacaattgcAACATCTTCAGCAACATCAAATGCAACAACAACTTCATCAGCAACAG GTGCAGCAAGGATCTGGAGCACCTCCTACATCAGGTCTTCAAGGAGTTGGAGTTGCAGTAGGACAACAAGGAATGTTTATGACACAAGGAGCAGTAGGAGTGACAGGTACTCGAGCAGGATTCCCTGTTGCAGGTGTAGGAAGTAGTACACTTCAGGGTCCGCTCGCTTTCCTAGAAAAGACAACGAGCAATATAGGAATGCCCGAAAGGCGGAGTTGA